In the genome of Cupriavidus taiwanensis, one region contains:
- a CDS encoding cache domain-containing protein: MRTVALSAAFMLVVFLLVTWMVSYQMVSHSRQDRKQVQAVYVASKEKELRHYVELGHATLTRIAQGSGEEAALQQQALAALSRMHFGNDGYFFVYDRLGNVLLNPGSMGIDGVDFCDPADTGSDQARMLIRQAQAGGGIVRYNWIKPSSRTEAPKMSYVRTADKWGWVIGAGLYMDDIERELAAFDANAARTLRDTQIRLTAFAIGSVMLISLAGLAWNLRNSRISGEKLRRLARRVVSSQEEERARVARELHDGVVQVLVSSKYLLETAQVHLEQDPGTDPDKERPPARRHAPQALLAQGLGRLQEALVEIRRVSHGLHPALLSDLGLAAALRMLVEQLHPPRAVEVRFIEQGAIPALSQAQRTALFRVAQEALNNALTHAQAGRVQVTLAGSGHHVALTIEDNGRGFDLNKVRADGKGGIGLRNMRERIESLEGSDFAVRTGPGGTRVEARLRLPQPAPATPSARLPAGRGLGRHSPARRPAA; the protein is encoded by the coding sequence ATGAGAACGGTCGCCCTGTCGGCGGCCTTCATGCTGGTGGTATTTCTGCTGGTGACCTGGATGGTCTCGTACCAGATGGTCAGCCATTCCAGGCAGGACCGCAAACAGGTCCAGGCCGTCTACGTGGCCAGCAAGGAAAAGGAGCTGCGCCACTACGTTGAACTCGGGCACGCGACCCTGACCCGCATCGCCCAGGGCAGCGGCGAGGAAGCCGCGCTGCAGCAACAGGCGCTCGCTGCGCTGTCGCGCATGCATTTCGGCAATGACGGCTACTTCTTCGTCTACGATCGCCTCGGCAACGTGTTGCTGAATCCGGGCAGCATGGGCATCGACGGGGTCGATTTCTGCGACCCGGCCGATACCGGCAGCGACCAGGCCAGGATGCTGATCAGGCAGGCGCAAGCTGGCGGCGGCATTGTCCGGTACAACTGGATCAAGCCCTCCTCGCGTACCGAGGCACCCAAGATGTCGTATGTGCGGACCGCCGACAAATGGGGATGGGTGATCGGCGCCGGCCTCTATATGGACGACATCGAGCGCGAACTGGCCGCGTTCGATGCCAACGCCGCGCGCACGCTGCGCGATACGCAGATACGCCTGACCGCCTTCGCGATCGGCTCGGTGATGCTGATCAGCCTGGCCGGCCTGGCCTGGAACCTGCGCAACTCGCGCATCTCGGGCGAGAAGCTGCGGCGCCTGGCGCGGCGCGTGGTGAGCTCGCAGGAAGAGGAGCGCGCCCGCGTGGCACGCGAGCTGCATGATGGCGTGGTGCAGGTGCTGGTGTCGTCCAAGTACCTGCTCGAAACCGCCCAGGTGCATCTGGAGCAGGACCCCGGAACCGACCCGGACAAGGAGCGTCCGCCAGCGCGTCGCCACGCGCCGCAGGCACTGCTGGCACAAGGCCTGGGCCGGCTGCAGGAAGCGCTGGTCGAGATCCGGCGGGTCTCGCACGGGCTGCATCCGGCCTTGCTGAGCGACCTGGGGCTGGCCGCCGCGCTGCGCATGCTGGTCGAGCAGTTGCACCCGCCGCGCGCCGTGGAGGTGCGCTTCATCGAGCAGGGGGCCATCCCCGCGCTGTCGCAGGCGCAGCGCACCGCGCTGTTCCGGGTCGCGCAGGAGGCCTTGAACAACGCCCTCACGCATGCGCAGGCCGGCCGGGTCCAGGTCACGCTGGCCGGCAGCGGCCATCACGTGGCGCTGACGATCGAGGACAACGGTCGCGGCTTCGACCTGAACAAGGTCCGCGCCGACGGCAAGGGCGGCATCGGCCTGCGCAATATGCGCGAGCGCATCGAAAGCCTGGAAGGCAGCGACTTTGCCGTGCGCACCGGCCCTGGCGGCACGCGTGTCGAGGCACGTCTGCGCCTGCCGCAGCCAGCGCCCGCAACACCATCAGCCAGGCTCCCGGCCGGACGCGGCCTGGGCCGTCATTCCCCTGCGAGGAGGCCTGCCGCATGA
- the phnD gene encoding phosphonate ABC transporter substrate-binding protein, with protein sequence MLRRTFIAVAASAAVALPALPAFAQEAKSLNIGFISTESSSNLKTAWQPLIDDLSKTLGVPVKPFFASDYAGIIEGMRFNKVQIAWFGNKSAMEAVDRASGEVFASVIDKDGNPGYWSVLVVNKDSDLKSVEDVIRRGKDLTYGAGDPNSTSGTAVPGFYLWSANKVEPKTLFKAVRIGNHETNLLSVLNKQVDVAVNNTENMERYRINTGKNAYDQVRVLWKSPLIPADPMVYRKDLAPELKKKIQTFFVNYGKGTDAAREKQVLAGLTYQGFRASNDAQLVPIRQIELAREKAKIESDTTLAAADKEKRLSDVSRRLAELDKAAASAGSTQ encoded by the coding sequence ATGCTTCGCAGAACCTTCATCGCCGTCGCGGCCTCGGCCGCGGTTGCCCTCCCCGCCCTGCCTGCCTTCGCCCAGGAGGCAAAGAGCCTGAACATCGGCTTCATCTCGACCGAATCGTCGTCCAACCTGAAGACCGCCTGGCAGCCGCTGATCGACGACCTGAGCAAGACCCTGGGCGTGCCGGTGAAGCCGTTCTTCGCCTCCGACTATGCCGGCATCATCGAAGGCATGCGTTTCAACAAGGTGCAGATCGCGTGGTTTGGCAACAAGTCGGCCATGGAAGCGGTCGACCGCGCCAGCGGCGAGGTGTTTGCGTCGGTGATCGACAAGGACGGCAACCCGGGCTACTGGTCGGTGCTGGTGGTCAACAAGGACAGCGACCTGAAGAGCGTCGAGGACGTGATCAGGCGCGGCAAGGACCTGACCTACGGCGCCGGCGACCCCAACTCCACCTCGGGCACGGCGGTGCCGGGCTTCTACCTGTGGAGCGCCAACAAGGTCGAGCCCAAGACGCTGTTCAAGGCGGTGCGCATCGGCAACCATGAAACCAACCTGCTGTCGGTGCTGAACAAGCAGGTCGACGTGGCCGTCAACAACACCGAGAACATGGAGCGCTACCGCATCAACACAGGCAAGAACGCCTATGACCAGGTGCGCGTGCTGTGGAAGTCGCCGCTGATCCCGGCCGACCCGATGGTCTACCGCAAGGACCTGGCGCCGGAACTGAAGAAGAAGATCCAGACCTTCTTCGTCAACTACGGCAAGGGCACCGACGCGGCGCGCGAGAAGCAGGTGCTGGCCGGCCTGACTTACCAGGGCTTCCGCGCCTCGAACGACGCCCAGCTGGTGCCGATCCGCCAGATCGAGCTGGCGCGCGAAAAGGCCAAGATCGAATCCGACACCACGCTGGCCGCCGCCGACAAGGAAAAGCGCCTGTCCGACGTGAGCCGCCGCCTGGCGGAGCTGGACAAGGCCGCCGCCAGCGCCGGCAGCACGCAGTAA
- the ampC gene encoding class C beta-lactamase — MQAIAAAAALLCGAGAGAGAHAAERVDAAALRRVVDAAIQPLMQAHDVPGMAVTVTAGGKQYDFHYGVAAKREGRKVDADTLFEIGSVSKTFTATLAAYAQARGDLSLTDNAAKHLPQLAGSSVGATSLLDLGTYAAGGLPLQFPEAVTDTGKMVDYFRDWRPRYAPGTHRQYSNPSIGLFGYLAARSMGQPFDVLMEKTLFPALGLRSTYITVPKARMKDYAYGYARGGKAVRVTPGVLDAEAYGVKTTSADMMRFVMANIDSSGLDQTLQRALATTRTGYFKVGDMVQGLAWEMYPWPASRDSVLAGSSPQVVFEANPVARLEPPQPARSAMLVNKTGSTNGFGAYVAYVPSQRIGIVMLANKNYPVAERVKAAFKVLQYLDGQPVGEGKP, encoded by the coding sequence ATGCAAGCCATTGCCGCCGCCGCGGCGCTGCTTTGCGGCGCCGGTGCCGGTGCCGGTGCCCATGCTGCCGAGCGTGTCGATGCGGCCGCGCTCAGGCGTGTCGTCGACGCGGCAATCCAGCCTCTGATGCAGGCGCACGATGTGCCGGGCATGGCCGTGACTGTCACGGCCGGCGGCAAGCAGTACGACTTCCACTACGGCGTCGCCGCCAAGAGGGAAGGACGCAAGGTCGACGCCGATACGCTGTTCGAGATCGGTTCGGTCAGCAAGACCTTCACCGCGACGCTGGCCGCCTATGCGCAAGCCCGCGGCGACCTGTCGCTGACCGACAATGCGGCGAAGCACCTGCCGCAACTCGCGGGCAGCAGCGTGGGCGCGACCAGCCTGCTGGACCTGGGCACGTATGCGGCCGGCGGGCTGCCGCTGCAGTTTCCTGAGGCCGTCACCGACACCGGCAAGATGGTCGACTATTTCCGCGACTGGCGTCCCCGCTACGCCCCCGGCACCCACCGGCAATACTCGAATCCCAGCATCGGCCTGTTCGGCTACCTGGCCGCGCGCAGCATGGGCCAGCCGTTCGACGTGCTGATGGAGAAGACACTGTTCCCCGCGCTCGGGCTGCGCAGCACCTACATCACGGTGCCGAAGGCGCGCATGAAGGACTATGCCTATGGCTACGCCAGGGGCGGCAAGGCGGTCCGCGTCACGCCGGGCGTGCTGGATGCCGAGGCCTACGGCGTCAAGACCACGTCGGCCGACATGATGCGCTTCGTCATGGCCAATATCGACAGCAGCGGGCTGGACCAGACCCTGCAGCGCGCGCTGGCCACCACCCGCACCGGTTACTTCAAGGTCGGCGACATGGTGCAAGGGCTGGCGTGGGAAATGTACCCCTGGCCGGCATCGCGCGACAGCGTGCTGGCAGGCAGCTCGCCGCAGGTGGTGTTCGAGGCCAACCCGGTGGCGCGACTGGAGCCGCCGCAGCCGGCGCGCAGCGCCATGCTGGTCAACAAGACTGGCTCGACCAATGGCTTCGGCGCCTATGTCGCTTACGTACCGTCGCAGCGCATCGGCATCGTGATGCTGGCAAACAAGAACTACCCGGTCGCGGAGCGGGTGAAGGCGGCGTTCAAGGTGCTGCAGTATCTGGACGGACAGCCGGTGGGGGAAGGCAAGCCTTGA
- a CDS encoding YncE family protein has product MKKNTLVALAISLGAPLATAAPQPQDRVYTADQNSNTVSVIDPAANRLLGQIRLGNARPDVLSPLYKGELNVHGLGFSPDHRTLIAISNGSNSVAFIDTATNRVKGIAYIGRSPHEGFFTADGKEVWVVVRGEDYISVIDPATFRETRRIPTTAGPGMVLFHPAGKLAFVVSSFNPVVDVIDVRARKVVKRLDVASPFSPFLQFTPDFKEVWMTHKDVGKVTRIDTGKLAVKGVFDTGFITNHLAFARTARGTHTYVTVGGENVVKVFTTEATPTLVATIPVGALPHGIWAADDGSRVYVGLENGDAVDVIDTADNRVIARVPVGQAPQALVYVSNAVPGGAGTDNLVPRANTEPLNVALKPVRGGDAKGFVVARNLGVVDALEVSLFKLKPETQYSVYAGGQKTPVASFRTNPAGMANGTAIGPLREVVPTLSPQAPSPVQLVVMEGSAPPDPANAVLVSAP; this is encoded by the coding sequence ATGAAGAAAAACACCCTTGTCGCCCTGGCCATTTCCCTCGGCGCGCCACTGGCCACCGCCGCCCCGCAACCACAGGACCGCGTCTACACCGCCGACCAGAACAGCAACACCGTGTCGGTGATCGACCCCGCCGCCAACCGGCTGCTGGGCCAGATCCGGCTCGGCAATGCACGGCCCGACGTGCTGTCGCCGCTGTACAAGGGCGAACTCAACGTACACGGCCTGGGGTTCTCACCGGACCACCGGACGCTGATCGCCATCTCCAATGGCTCCAACTCGGTCGCGTTCATCGATACCGCCACCAACCGGGTCAAGGGCATCGCCTATATCGGCCGCTCGCCGCACGAGGGCTTCTTTACCGCCGATGGCAAGGAGGTATGGGTGGTGGTGCGCGGCGAAGACTATATCTCCGTGATCGATCCCGCCACCTTCCGCGAAACCCGGCGCATCCCGACCACGGCAGGGCCGGGCATGGTGCTGTTCCACCCGGCGGGCAAGCTGGCCTTCGTCGTCTCCAGCTTCAATCCGGTGGTCGACGTGATCGACGTCAGGGCCCGCAAGGTGGTGAAGCGGCTGGACGTGGCCAGCCCGTTCTCGCCCTTCCTGCAGTTCACGCCCGACTTCAAGGAAGTCTGGATGACGCACAAGGACGTGGGCAAGGTCACGCGCATCGATACCGGGAAGCTGGCCGTGAAAGGCGTGTTCGATACCGGCTTTATCACCAACCACCTGGCCTTTGCCCGCACCGCGCGCGGCACGCATACCTATGTCACGGTAGGTGGCGAGAACGTGGTGAAGGTGTTCACCACCGAGGCTACGCCCACGCTGGTCGCGACCATTCCCGTCGGCGCGCTGCCGCATGGCATCTGGGCGGCGGACGATGGCTCGCGCGTCTATGTCGGCCTGGAAAACGGCGACGCGGTGGATGTGATCGACACCGCCGACAACCGCGTCATCGCACGCGTGCCGGTGGGCCAGGCGCCGCAGGCGCTGGTCTATGTCAGCAATGCGGTGCCCGGCGGCGCCGGCACCGACAACCTGGTGCCGCGCGCGAACACCGAGCCGCTCAACGTTGCGCTCAAGCCGGTCCGCGGCGGCGACGCCAAAGGCTTTGTCGTGGCGCGCAACCTGGGCGTGGTCGACGCGCTCGAGGTCTCGCTGTTCAAGCTGAAGCCGGAAACGCAATACAGCGTCTACGCGGGCGGGCAGAAGACGCCGGTGGCAAGCTTCAGGACCAACCCGGCCGGCATGGCCAACGGCACCGCGATCGGGCCGCTGCGGGAGGTGGTGCCGACGCTGTCGCCGCAGGCGCCGTCACCGGTGCAGCTGGTGGTGATGGAGGGCAGCGCGCCGCCGGACCCGGCCAACGCGGTGCTGGTCAGCGCGCCCTGA
- a CDS encoding response regulator, whose translation MIPNLRVLLVDDHPFVLDGVRLRLEATGEMTVVGQAASVEEAIILAGQHDPDLVVSDIHMPDANGLQLASRFAERFPSVRVIALSMHKDPEYVRRAFALGVAAYVLKEAPAHELVTAIRTVAAGGTYLNAELQAFLQTDEPPPSSRRTLTPKEATVLKLLAEGRSNKEIAERLGTSVRTVETHRLHLRRKLQVGGRAELVKYAVHFSDLHAIQLADAALAADC comes from the coding sequence ATGATCCCAAACCTTCGTGTGCTGCTGGTCGATGACCATCCGTTCGTGCTGGACGGCGTGCGCCTGCGCCTGGAGGCCACCGGGGAAATGACGGTGGTGGGCCAGGCAGCGAGCGTGGAGGAGGCCATCATCCTCGCCGGTCAGCACGACCCCGACCTGGTGGTGTCGGACATCCACATGCCCGATGCCAACGGCCTGCAGCTTGCGTCGCGCTTTGCCGAACGCTTTCCGTCGGTGCGCGTGATCGCTCTGTCGATGCACAAGGACCCGGAATATGTGCGGCGCGCCTTTGCCCTCGGCGTGGCCGCCTACGTCCTCAAGGAAGCGCCCGCGCACGAGCTGGTGACCGCGATCCGCACCGTCGCCGCCGGCGGCACCTACCTCAACGCCGAACTGCAGGCCTTCCTGCAGACCGACGAGCCGCCACCGTCGTCGCGCCGCACGCTGACGCCGAAGGAGGCCACGGTGCTGAAGCTGCTGGCCGAGGGCCGCTCCAACAAGGAGATCGCCGAGCGGCTCGGCACTTCTGTGCGCACCGTCGAAACCCACCGGCTGCACCTGCGCCGCAAGCTGCAGGTTGGCGGCCGGGCCGAACTGGTGAAGTACGCGGTCCACTTCTCCGACCTGCACGCGATCCAGCTCGCCGACGCGGCCCTGGCCGCGGACTGCTGA
- a CDS encoding RidA family protein: MKRSVTLIAAALCGVASLSACAQHGGTLRAVASADAPKAIGPYSQAIRAGNVLYLAGQIPIHPKTGELLKDAPIEAQTRLVLDNLKAVLAADGMTMADVVSTTVYMKDLNDFGKMNEVYGTYFTGVAPARATVQVARLPRDVAVEIGAIAVKP, from the coding sequence ATGAAACGATCTGTCACCCTGATTGCCGCGGCCCTTTGCGGCGTGGCCTCGCTGTCGGCCTGCGCCCAGCACGGCGGCACGCTGCGCGCCGTCGCGTCGGCCGACGCCCCCAAGGCCATCGGTCCATACTCCCAGGCCATCCGCGCCGGCAACGTGCTGTATCTTGCCGGCCAGATCCCGATCCACCCCAAGACGGGCGAGTTGCTCAAGGACGCCCCCATCGAAGCCCAGACCCGGCTGGTGCTCGACAACCTGAAGGCGGTACTCGCGGCCGACGGCATGACCATGGCCGACGTGGTTTCCACCACCGTCTACATGAAGGACCTGAACGACTTCGGCAAGATGAACGAGGTCTACGGGACCTACTTCACCGGCGTCGCGCCGGCACGGGCGACGGTCCAGGTCGCGCGCCTGCCGCGCGACGTTGCCGTGGAGATCGGGGCGATCGCGGTCAAGCCCTGA
- the copM gene encoding CopM family metallochaperone: protein MQRSPSRHGARTTARALAALCLSAASLAAPAQNAHQHPGQSAPPPFIASTAKPYAALIDDAMNVMHHGMTQAPTNGDPDHDFVAMMIPHHQGAIDMAKALLLYGKDPALRNLAQGIITEQQNEIRLMQAWLQRHQAQPSQVTPR, encoded by the coding sequence ATGCAACGAAGTCCCTCACGCCATGGCGCCCGCACCACGGCACGCGCCCTGGCGGCACTGTGCCTGTCGGCCGCCAGCCTGGCCGCGCCGGCCCAGAACGCCCACCAGCACCCGGGCCAGTCGGCACCTCCGCCCTTCATCGCCAGCACCGCCAAGCCCTATGCCGCCCTGATCGACGACGCCATGAACGTAATGCACCACGGCATGACGCAGGCGCCCACCAACGGCGACCCGGACCACGACTTCGTCGCCATGATGATCCCGCACCACCAGGGCGCGATCGACATGGCCAAGGCGCTGCTGCTGTACGGCAAGGATCCGGCGCTGCGCAACCTGGCTCAGGGCATCATCACCGAGCAGCAGAACGAGATACGGCTGATGCAGGCGTGGCTGCAGCGCCACCAGGCCCAGCCATCGCAGGTCACGCCGCGCTGA
- the phnC gene encoding phosphonate ABC transporter ATP-binding protein: MTHAIEVRGLSKSFRADRKALDDVTLQIAPGEMVALLGASGSGKSTLLRHVAGFVTGDAGAGEILVNGRHVQRNGRLAGNVRQVRREIGFVFQQFNLVGRLPVITNVLVGMLARVPKWRGLLRAFRADEIRRGLDALAQVGIDDYAFQRASTLSGGQQQRAAIARTLVQNASVILADEPIASLDPESSRRVMSLLRQINRTRKVAVVVSLHQVDVAMRYCPRVVALRHGKVVYDGPSAALTPAMLRDLYGTEADELLRDAIPEDDDSAAPMPAPALVTMNLAAA; the protein is encoded by the coding sequence ATGACGCACGCAATTGAAGTCCGCGGCCTGAGCAAATCGTTCCGTGCGGACCGCAAGGCGCTTGACGATGTCACGCTGCAGATCGCACCGGGCGAGATGGTCGCGCTGCTGGGCGCGTCCGGATCCGGCAAGTCTACGCTGCTGCGCCACGTGGCCGGCTTCGTCACCGGCGACGCCGGCGCCGGCGAGATCCTGGTCAACGGCCGCCACGTGCAGCGCAACGGCCGCCTGGCCGGCAACGTGCGCCAGGTGCGGCGCGAGATCGGATTCGTGTTCCAGCAGTTCAACCTGGTGGGACGCCTGCCGGTCATCACCAATGTGCTGGTCGGCATGCTGGCGCGTGTACCCAAATGGCGCGGCCTGCTGCGCGCGTTCAGGGCCGACGAAATCCGCAGGGGGCTCGATGCGCTTGCGCAAGTTGGTATAGACGACTATGCCTTTCAGCGTGCCTCGACGCTGTCGGGCGGCCAGCAGCAGCGCGCCGCGATTGCGCGCACGCTGGTGCAGAACGCCAGCGTGATCCTGGCCGACGAGCCGATCGCCTCGCTCGATCCCGAATCCTCGCGCCGCGTGATGTCGCTGCTCAGGCAGATCAACCGCACCCGCAAGGTGGCGGTGGTGGTGTCGCTGCACCAGGTGGACGTAGCCATGCGCTACTGCCCGCGCGTGGTGGCGTTGCGCCACGGCAAGGTGGTCTATGACGGCCCCTCGGCCGCGCTGACGCCGGCCATGCTGCGCGACCTCTACGGCACCGAAGCGGACGAACTGCTGCGCGATGCCATCCCTGAAGACGACGACAGCGCCGCGCCCATGCCGGCGCCGGCGCTGGTCACGATGAACCTGGCCGCCGCCTGA
- a CDS encoding aminotransferase class V-fold PLP-dependent enzyme, with amino-acid sequence MDELKQKQITAVATPPHPEALATWTPKRREFLRMLAYGAGSLALAPLISACSDDASAASSDLRSQLAQDEAFWNEVQGMFVLKPEKVYMNIGTGGSMPKVVLDVFGQENLAKAADSSSGYGNLADLRAAVAKGFGVDGDEVAFSGNTSSGMCHAILGIKWEPGDVVVTTNHEHGGGLTPLNIAVDRYGIEVSTIALPVGNNQTASTYVQLFDERIRALKGQGKRVRAMMWSSPTYKTGTMLPIADLMQVVKAHSLISIVDGAHLPGMMAYDYGALGMDFMSGAGHKWQCGPGSTGILVIRNKMRPSNPLPLPEWYPIHTSSYVRQPRGAYDIAATVTSCGSLHVPMFRALARACEMWDTIGRKKIETYDLTLSSYLKEKIVERWGVESLYSPKDDPKLLSALTCFNPFRNRDDAMNQQKATTFVNRMLSDFAPGFVIRSVNFEVIGAPAQHYGIRISTHLWHDANDIDRLVESMWTLSGAMA; translated from the coding sequence ATGGACGAGCTGAAGCAAAAGCAGATAACGGCTGTCGCAACGCCACCGCATCCGGAAGCGCTGGCGACGTGGACACCCAAGCGGCGCGAATTCCTGCGCATGCTGGCCTACGGCGCCGGCTCGCTGGCGCTGGCGCCGCTGATCAGCGCCTGCTCGGACGACGCCTCGGCGGCATCGTCCGACCTGCGCTCGCAACTGGCGCAGGACGAGGCCTTCTGGAATGAAGTGCAGGGCATGTTCGTGCTCAAGCCCGAGAAGGTCTACATGAACATCGGCACCGGCGGCTCGATGCCCAAGGTAGTGCTCGATGTCTTCGGCCAGGAAAACCTCGCCAAGGCCGCCGATTCATCGAGCGGCTACGGCAACCTGGCCGACCTGCGCGCCGCAGTGGCCAAGGGCTTCGGCGTCGATGGCGATGAAGTGGCATTCTCCGGCAATACCTCGTCGGGCATGTGCCATGCGATCCTCGGCATCAAGTGGGAGCCGGGCGATGTGGTGGTCACCACCAACCACGAACACGGCGGCGGCCTGACCCCGCTCAATATCGCGGTCGATCGCTACGGCATCGAGGTCTCGACCATTGCGCTGCCGGTCGGCAACAACCAGACCGCCAGCACTTACGTCCAGCTGTTCGACGAGCGCATCCGCGCGCTGAAGGGGCAGGGCAAGCGGGTACGCGCGATGATGTGGTCGTCGCCCACCTACAAGACCGGCACCATGCTGCCGATCGCCGACCTGATGCAGGTGGTGAAGGCCCACAGCCTGATCAGCATCGTCGACGGTGCCCACCTGCCTGGCATGATGGCGTACGACTACGGCGCGCTGGGCATGGACTTCATGTCCGGCGCCGGCCACAAGTGGCAATGCGGACCGGGTTCCACCGGCATCCTGGTGATCCGCAACAAGATGCGCCCATCCAATCCGCTGCCGCTGCCGGAGTGGTATCCGATCCATACCAGCTCCTACGTCAGGCAGCCGCGCGGCGCCTACGACATCGCCGCCACGGTGACGTCCTGCGGCAGCCTGCACGTGCCGATGTTCCGCGCACTGGCGCGCGCCTGCGAGATGTGGGACACCATCGGCCGGAAGAAGATCGAGACCTACGACCTGACGCTGTCGTCGTACCTGAAGGAAAAAATCGTCGAGCGCTGGGGCGTCGAGTCGCTGTATTCGCCCAAGGACGATCCGAAGCTGCTGTCCGCGCTGACCTGCTTCAATCCGTTCCGCAATCGCGACGATGCCATGAACCAGCAAAAGGCCACGACCTTCGTCAACCGCATGCTGAGCGACTTCGCCCCGGGCTTCGTGATCCGCTCGGTGAACTTCGAGGTCATCGGCGCGCCGGCCCAGCACTATGGCATCCGCATTTCCACGCACCTGTGGCACGACGCGAACGACATCGACCGGCTGGTGGAATCGATGTGGACCCTGTCCGGCGCCATGGCGTAA
- the phnE gene encoding phosphonate ABC transporter, permease protein PhnE: MTVSATPGLPPTPRSHVRPPRTPLAVPLTWAVLLAMLALSWQGADMRPLDLLRDSDNMARFAADFFPPDFRDWRHYLDEMLVTVQIALWGTALAVVVAVPLGLLCSANIVPAWVYQPARRVMDACRAINEMVFAMLFIVAVGLGPFAGVLAIWIHTTGVLAKLFAEAVEAIDPRPVEGVRATGAGPVEEIVYGVIPQVLPLWLSFALYRFESNVRSASVVGIVGAGGIGTVLWEIIRSFQYGQTCAVMIIIIVFVSAIDILSAQIRKVLV; this comes from the coding sequence ATGACCGTCTCCGCCACGCCTGGCCTGCCTCCCACGCCCCGAAGCCATGTGCGCCCGCCGCGCACGCCCCTTGCCGTGCCGCTGACCTGGGCGGTGCTGCTGGCCATGCTGGCCCTGTCCTGGCAAGGCGCCGACATGCGCCCGCTCGACCTGCTGCGCGATTCGGACAACATGGCCAGGTTCGCGGCCGACTTCTTCCCGCCGGATTTCCGCGACTGGCGCCACTACCTCGACGAGATGCTGGTGACCGTGCAGATCGCGCTGTGGGGCACGGCGCTGGCCGTGGTGGTGGCGGTGCCGCTGGGGCTGCTGTGCTCGGCCAATATCGTGCCGGCCTGGGTCTACCAGCCCGCGCGCCGCGTCATGGATGCATGCCGCGCCATCAATGAAATGGTGTTCGCCATGCTGTTTATCGTCGCGGTCGGGCTGGGCCCGTTCGCCGGCGTGCTGGCGATCTGGATCCATACCACCGGGGTGCTGGCCAAGCTGTTTGCCGAAGCGGTAGAAGCCATCGACCCGCGTCCGGTCGAAGGCGTGCGTGCCACCGGCGCCGGCCCGGTCGAGGAAATCGTCTACGGCGTGATTCCGCAGGTGCTGCCGCTGTGGCTGTCGTTCGCGCTGTACCGTTTCGAGTCCAACGTGCGCTCGGCGTCGGTGGTGGGCATCGTCGGCGCCGGCGGCATCGGCACCGTGCTGTGGGAAATCATCCGCAGCTTCCAGTACGGGCAGACCTGCGCGGTGATGATCATCATCATCGTGTTCGTCTCGGCCATCGACATCCTGTCGGCCCAGATCCGCAAGGTGCTGGTCTGA